From a region of the Thermus caldilimi genome:
- a CDS encoding TRAP transporter permease, translated as MELEHPKTPSTPLTRLTNWILILGALYSLYLVLHPFTPLARAEIPILDIVQLQRSTHVLFLLLGGYLVSFYLPRKRTLGAWVYFVFTLIPLYNFLFPSVPGVNLPWEAKAVGLLYWAVAALPTIFPRLKPPADLLAALLALFPTLYQLRFFEELVYRAVLPQPWDMAMSFGLIMLVLGLVYRLLGPVMPVLVLFFFSYNLYADLFPGAFRGSRQGIDLLLGKTFNETEAGIYGLITGVSAKYLVYFTLLSGMIGALGLGKVVANLALALVGKHPATPGRVTGLASVFMGMFSGSGAADTQFVAALTKPLYERANYDRLVAAGLVATAGTIALITPPVMGSIAFIMVEILQIPYLKVIIMALGPALLYLTAVLAFNEFYSRKAGLPPVGAELGMSRRAYILRYSTLFLPILLIVAMLYMGYEVRTAASLALLFFILLTYLDPTLRPKNLAPIFQGLSEGFRTLLPIGTAVTAANLIFAMMVISGLPSKFSQLLQQVSGESLLLATLITALFSLILGMGVPPTATYVLTSALTAPAIIALAKQNGIPDSAAILATHMFLFYYAVLADVTPPVALSAYASASVFGTNPLLTGVYAARVALAKYLVGFFFLLSYSGTALLIVPVLENSPAGEAWGMILERFFSVAIGIVYLSASAAGYTRRPLARWEAWALGILAVFLFVPYGPLNLAAFLLGLPFFRKGLTGARGKP; from the coding sequence ATGGAGCTGGAACATCCCAAGACCCCATCCACCCCTCTGACCCGGCTGACCAACTGGATCCTGATCCTGGGGGCCCTTTATAGCCTCTACTTGGTCCTTCATCCTTTCACCCCCTTGGCCAGGGCGGAGATTCCCATCCTGGACATCGTACAGCTTCAGCGGAGCACCCACGTGCTCTTCCTCCTGCTGGGAGGCTACCTGGTTTCTTTCTACCTCCCCCGGAAGCGTACCCTCGGAGCGTGGGTGTACTTTGTCTTCACCTTGATCCCCCTATATAACTTTCTTTTCCCCAGCGTCCCCGGGGTAAACCTGCCGTGGGAGGCCAAGGCGGTGGGCCTCCTGTACTGGGCGGTGGCGGCCCTGCCCACCATCTTTCCGCGCTTAAAACCGCCCGCCGACCTCCTGGCGGCTCTCCTGGCCCTCTTCCCCACCCTCTATCAGCTCCGCTTCTTTGAGGAGCTGGTCTACCGGGCGGTCCTGCCCCAGCCCTGGGACATGGCCATGTCCTTCGGGCTCATCATGCTGGTCCTGGGCCTGGTCTACCGCCTTCTGGGGCCGGTGATGCCGGTCTTGGTCCTCTTCTTCTTCAGCTACAACCTCTATGCCGACCTCTTCCCCGGGGCCTTCAGGGGAAGCCGCCAGGGAATAGACCTCCTTCTGGGCAAAACCTTCAACGAAACCGAGGCCGGCATCTACGGCCTCATCACCGGGGTCTCCGCCAAGTACCTGGTCTACTTCACCTTGCTTTCCGGCATGATCGGGGCCTTGGGCCTGGGGAAAGTGGTGGCCAACCTGGCCCTGGCCCTGGTGGGCAAGCACCCCGCCACCCCTGGACGGGTTACCGGCCTGGCCAGCGTGTTCATGGGGATGTTCTCCGGCTCTGGGGCCGCGGACACCCAGTTTGTGGCCGCCCTCACCAAGCCCCTTTACGAGAGGGCCAACTACGATCGCCTGGTGGCCGCGGGTCTGGTGGCCACCGCAGGCACCATCGCCCTCATCACCCCCCCGGTCATGGGCTCCATCGCCTTCATCATGGTGGAGATCCTCCAGATCCCCTACCTGAAGGTGATCATCATGGCCCTGGGGCCGGCCTTGCTTTACCTGACCGCCGTTTTAGCCTTCAACGAGTTCTACTCTCGCAAGGCCGGCCTTCCCCCCGTGGGAGCGGAGCTGGGCATGAGCCGGAGGGCCTATATCCTCCGCTACAGCACCCTGTTTTTGCCTATCCTCCTCATCGTCGCCATGCTCTACATGGGCTACGAGGTGCGCACCGCTGCCAGCCTGGCCCTCCTCTTCTTCATCCTTCTCACTTATCTGGACCCCACCCTGAGGCCTAAGAACCTGGCCCCCATCTTCCAGGGGCTTTCCGAGGGCTTCCGCACCCTCTTGCCCATCGGCACGGCGGTGACCGCCGCCAACCTCATCTTCGCCATGATGGTGATCAGCGGCCTTCCTTCGAAGTTCAGCCAGCTTCTCCAGCAGGTATCGGGGGAAAGCCTCCTTCTCGCCACCCTCATTACCGCCCTCTTCAGCCTGATCCTGGGCATGGGGGTGCCCCCCACCGCCACTTACGTGCTCACCTCAGCCCTCACCGCCCCGGCCATCATCGCCCTGGCCAAGCAAAACGGCATCCCCGACTCCGCCGCCATCCTCGCCACCCACATGTTCCTCTTCTACTACGCGGTCCTGGCCGACGTAACCCCGCCCGTGGCCCTTTCCGCCTATGCCTCAGCCAGCGTCTTCGGCACCAACCCCCTGCTCACCGGGGTCTATGCCGCCCGGGTGGCCCTCGCCAAATACCTGGTGGGCTTCTTCTTCCTGCTCTCCTACTCGGGCACCGCCCTCCTCATCGTGCCCGTGTTGGAGAACTCCCCTGCCGGCGAGGCCTGGGGCATGATCCTGGAGCGCTTCTTTTCCGTGGCCATCGGCATCGTCTACCTTTCGGCCTCCGCCGCAGGGTATACCCGCAGGCCCCTGGCGCGCTGGGAGGCCTGGGCTTTGGGCATCCTGGCGGTTTTCCTCTTCGTGCCCTACGGACCCCTGAACCTGGCAGCCTTCCTGCTCGGGCTTCCCTTCTTCCGCAAAGGGTTGACGGGAGCACGCGGGAAGCCTTAG
- a CDS encoding TAXI family TRAP transporter solute-binding subunit — MKRVFILIGLAALGLGLAQKPKVVIGTGSTGGVFFYYGTALADILNKAGVAEAQPVQTGGSYDNLQLLRDRTGGGTYYCALTTTDSAYVAYTGEEPRFKDKPAKNQRVLFYMYPSFIHLVTTEKSGIKVVQDLKGKRVSTGQPGSSTENLALLVLQGAGVKPESFAKRERLPVAEGAKALAEGTLDAFFWVGGVPTSSIVELSQTLSRKGDRIYLVPIDPKSTTAQVAMKKFPGLVDPYTVPKSVYNTRTDVRGLATGNIVVCPDTLPAEAGYAIVKAVFENLDTLRTAVAAAKDTSLEATARLHGRLPIPFHPGAERYLKEKGLIK, encoded by the coding sequence ATGAAGAGAGTCTTTATCCTCATCGGTCTGGCAGCCCTAGGCCTAGGCCTGGCGCAGAAGCCCAAGGTGGTGATAGGTACGGGGAGTACCGGCGGCGTATTCTTCTACTACGGCACCGCCCTGGCCGACATCCTCAACAAGGCCGGGGTGGCCGAGGCCCAGCCGGTGCAGACCGGGGGCTCCTACGACAACCTCCAGCTCCTCCGGGACCGCACCGGGGGTGGCACCTACTACTGCGCCCTCACCACCACCGATTCCGCCTATGTGGCCTACACTGGGGAGGAGCCCCGCTTTAAGGACAAGCCGGCCAAAAACCAGCGGGTCCTCTTCTACATGTACCCCTCCTTCATCCACCTGGTGACCACGGAAAAGTCTGGCATCAAGGTGGTGCAGGACCTTAAGGGGAAGCGGGTCTCCACCGGCCAGCCCGGCTCCAGCACGGAAAACCTGGCCCTCCTGGTGCTCCAAGGAGCGGGGGTGAAGCCCGAAAGCTTCGCCAAGCGGGAGCGCCTGCCCGTGGCCGAGGGGGCCAAGGCCCTGGCCGAGGGCACCCTGGACGCCTTCTTCTGGGTGGGAGGCGTGCCCACCAGCTCCATCGTGGAGCTCTCCCAGACCCTCTCCCGTAAGGGAGATCGCATCTACCTGGTGCCCATCGACCCCAAGAGCACCACCGCCCAAGTGGCCATGAAGAAGTTCCCGGGCTTGGTGGACCCCTACACCGTGCCCAAGAGCGTCTACAACACCCGCACCGACGTGCGCGGCCTGGCCACGGGCAACATCGTGGTCTGCCCGGACACCCTCCCCGCGGAGGCCGGCTATGCCATCGTGAAGGCCGTCTTCGAGAACCTGGACACCCTCCGCACCGCCGTGGCTGCCGCCAAGGACACCAGCCTCGAGGCCACCGCCAGGCTGCATGGCAGGCTCCCCATCCCCTTCCACCCGGGAGCCGAGCGGTACCTGAAGGAGAAAGGCCTCATCAAGTAA
- a CDS encoding site-2 protease family protein translates to MLQRGFPLFRVLGIPLYLDLSFLLILPLLAFLIGNNLPLYLELFGLPQDPSLLQGTLPFLLGLSAALGLFASVLLHELGHALVARRFGVETKRITLWLLGGVAQMERIPREPQKELWIALAGPAVSFALALFFRLVQAESGALGFLTHYLALVNLMLGLFNLLPALPLDGGRVYRALLALRKPYLQATRQALALSQALAWALGLFGFLAFNPFLVLIAFFVYMASRAEVEGTLLAQALSGLKAKDLMTPNPLVIPPKLTVQEVLGLALAHKVSGFPVVEEGRVLGVVGLEGLEGADPMAPVAHYLKEPLILSPEEEALAALERMAERGYVRALVMEGDQLLGILSKTDLLRAFQVRMLGHPSP, encoded by the coding sequence ATGCTCCAGCGCGGCTTTCCCTTGTTCCGCGTTCTGGGGATACCCCTCTACCTGGACCTTTCCTTTCTCTTAATTCTCCCCCTTCTAGCCTTTCTCATCGGTAACAACCTTCCCCTTTATCTGGAACTATTTGGACTTCCCCAGGACCCCTCCCTGCTCCAGGGCACCCTGCCCTTCCTCCTGGGACTTTCCGCGGCCCTAGGGCTTTTCGCCTCTGTGCTTTTACACGAGCTAGGGCATGCCCTGGTGGCCCGGCGCTTCGGCGTGGAGACCAAGCGGATCACCCTGTGGCTCCTGGGCGGGGTAGCCCAGATGGAAAGGATCCCCAGGGAACCCCAAAAGGAACTCTGGATCGCCCTGGCGGGCCCAGCGGTGAGCTTTGCCCTGGCCCTCTTCTTCCGTTTGGTGCAGGCGGAATCCGGGGCCTTGGGGTTTCTCACCCACTATTTGGCCTTGGTCAACCTGATGCTGGGGCTATTCAACCTCCTCCCTGCCCTGCCCTTGGATGGAGGCCGGGTCTACCGGGCGCTTTTGGCCCTGCGCAAGCCCTACCTCCAGGCCACCCGGCAGGCCTTGGCCCTGAGCCAGGCCCTGGCTTGGGCCTTGGGGCTGTTCGGATTTCTGGCCTTCAATCCCTTCCTGGTCCTCATCGCTTTTTTCGTGTACATGGCCTCGAGGGCCGAGGTAGAGGGCACTCTGCTGGCCCAGGCCTTAAGCGGGTTGAAGGCCAAGGACCTCATGACCCCAAACCCCCTGGTTATCCCCCCAAAGCTTACGGTCCAGGAAGTCTTGGGCCTGGCCTTAGCCCACAAGGTTTCCGGCTTCCCCGTGGTGGAGGAGGGGCGGGTCCTGGGGGTGGTGGGCCTCGAGGGGTTGGAGGGCGCCGACCCCATGGCCCCCGTGGCTCACTACCTAAAAGAACCCCTGATCCTCTCCCCGGAGGAGGAGGCCCTTGCTGCCCTGGAGCGGATGGCCGAACGGGGGTATGTCCGGGCCTTGGTCATGGAAGGGGACCAGCTCCTCGGCATCCTCAGCAAAACCGATCTCCTAAGGGCCTTCCAGGTGCGGATGCTGGGGCATCCCTCACCTTGA
- a CDS encoding MFS transporter, protein MLALALLKDPLYRSYWLALFTSQMGTWMQSAAQGWLVLLLTGSAERLGLVVALQFLPSLLFSLPAGVLADRYPKRNLLLFTQGGMMALAFLMAFLILTGQVRYGHVLLFAFLYGALNAMDLPVRQSFTVELAGRERYPGAIALNSFGFNTSRLLGPAVSGVLIALFGVGVAYLANALSFLPLLLVLRGLPPGPGGEGNGRWWGEAQEGVRFVLEHPVVRRVVGLVLFASLLGMNFQTLVPAYARLVLALSAAGYGFLMSSVGLGALGAALVMAFTGRPKPSRLLLGVFSLALAHLGLFLPISPLVPLFLAFGGFGMISVLINANTLVQLAVPDRLRGRVMAVYSLVMLGTGPLGAYLTGFLFQLLGGRLAALVLGGAVLMVGLYQLRSWPKEPSPPA, encoded by the coding sequence GTGCTGGCCTTGGCCCTCCTGAAAGACCCTCTTTATCGTTCTTACTGGCTCGCCCTTTTCACCTCCCAGATGGGCACCTGGATGCAGTCGGCAGCCCAGGGATGGCTGGTCCTCCTCCTTACGGGAAGCGCGGAGAGGCTTGGGCTGGTGGTGGCCCTGCAGTTCCTGCCCTCCTTGCTCTTCTCCCTCCCCGCCGGGGTGCTGGCCGACCGTTACCCCAAGCGGAACCTTCTTCTTTTTACCCAGGGGGGCATGATGGCTCTGGCCTTCCTCATGGCCTTCCTCATCCTCACCGGGCAGGTGCGCTACGGTCACGTGCTCCTCTTCGCCTTCCTCTATGGGGCCCTCAACGCCATGGACCTGCCGGTGCGCCAGAGCTTCACCGTGGAGCTGGCGGGAAGGGAGCGCTACCCTGGGGCGATCGCCCTCAACTCCTTTGGTTTTAACACGAGCCGCCTCCTGGGCCCGGCTGTTTCCGGTGTGCTGATCGCCCTTTTCGGGGTGGGGGTGGCCTATTTGGCCAATGCCCTCTCCTTTCTGCCCCTTCTCCTCGTCCTCCGAGGCCTGCCTCCGGGGCCCGGAGGCGAGGGGAACGGGCGCTGGTGGGGGGAGGCCCAGGAAGGGGTGCGGTTTGTCCTCGAGCATCCCGTGGTGCGCCGGGTGGTGGGGTTGGTTCTCTTCGCTAGCCTCTTGGGCATGAACTTCCAGACCCTGGTGCCGGCTTACGCCCGCCTGGTTCTTGCCCTCTCCGCCGCTGGCTACGGGTTTCTGATGTCCAGTGTGGGGCTTGGGGCCTTAGGGGCGGCCTTGGTCATGGCCTTCACGGGGAGGCCTAAGCCCTCTCGCCTCCTCCTCGGGGTTTTCTCCTTGGCTCTGGCCCACCTGGGCCTTTTCCTTCCCATCTCGCCCCTGGTGCCTCTCTTCCTGGCCTTTGGGGGCTTTGGCATGATCTCCGTGCTCATCAACGCCAACACCCTGGTGCAGCTCGCCGTGCCCGACCGCCTCAGGGGACGGGTCATGGCGGTCTACAGCCTGGTGATGCTGGGCACGGGGCCCCTGGGGGCCTACCTTACTGGTTTTCTCTTTCAACTTCTCGGCGGGCGCCTGGCTGCCTTGGTCCTGGGAGGGGCGGTGCTGATGGTGGGGCTTTACCAGCTGCGCTCCTGGCCTAAGGAACCCAGTCCTCCGGCCTAG
- the wecB gene encoding non-hydrolyzing UDP-N-acetylglucosamine 2-epimerase — protein MKRVVLAFGTRPEATKMAPVYLALKEHPHIKPLILLTGQHREQLRQALGLFGIQEDRNLDVMQERQALPDLAARILPQAARALEEMRADYVLVHGDTLTTFAVAWAAFLVGLPVGHVEAGLRSGNLKEPFPEEANRRLTDALTDLDFAPTPLAKENLLREGKKAETILVTGQTGVDAVLLASRLGQLPEGLPPGPYVTVTMHRRENWPILSELARALKRVAEAFPHLTFVYPVHLNPVVREAVFPVLKGVKNFLLLDPLDYGPMAALMRESLLLITDSGGLQEEGAALGVPVVVLRNVTERPEGLEAGILKLAGTEPERVYRTVKALLENPEELERMRQAKNPYGDGKAGIRVAQGVVWRLGLGPRPEDWVP, from the coding sequence ATGAAGCGGGTGGTTCTAGCCTTCGGTACCCGGCCCGAGGCCACCAAGATGGCTCCGGTCTACCTGGCCTTGAAGGAGCATCCCCACATAAAGCCCCTCATCCTCCTCACCGGCCAGCACCGGGAACAGCTAAGGCAGGCCCTGGGGCTTTTCGGCATCCAAGAGGACCGGAACCTGGACGTGATGCAAGAGCGCCAGGCCCTTCCCGACCTGGCGGCCCGCATCCTGCCCCAGGCGGCCAGGGCCCTCGAGGAGATGCGGGCGGACTACGTGCTGGTCCACGGGGACACCCTCACCACCTTCGCCGTGGCCTGGGCCGCCTTTCTGGTGGGGCTTCCCGTGGGGCACGTGGAGGCAGGCCTAAGAAGCGGCAACCTCAAAGAACCCTTCCCCGAGGAGGCCAACCGCCGCCTCACCGACGCGCTCACCGACCTGGACTTCGCCCCCACCCCTCTGGCCAAGGAGAACCTCCTAAGGGAGGGCAAGAAGGCGGAAACCATCCTGGTCACCGGCCAGACGGGGGTGGACGCCGTGCTCCTGGCCTCCCGGCTGGGCCAGCTTCCCGAGGGGCTTCCCCCTGGCCCCTACGTGACCGTTACCATGCACCGGCGGGAAAACTGGCCCATCCTCTCCGAGCTGGCCCGGGCCCTAAAGCGGGTGGCGGAAGCCTTTCCCCACCTCACCTTCGTCTACCCCGTGCACCTGAACCCCGTGGTGCGGGAGGCGGTCTTCCCCGTGCTCAAAGGGGTGAAGAACTTTCTCCTCCTGGATCCCCTAGACTACGGGCCCATGGCCGCCTTGATGCGGGAAAGCCTTCTCCTCATCACCGACTCCGGGGGGCTTCAGGAGGAAGGAGCGGCCCTGGGGGTGCCGGTGGTGGTACTCAGGAACGTCACGGAAAGGCCGGAGGGCCTCGAGGCGGGCATCCTCAAGCTGGCGGGCACCGAACCCGAAAGGGTTTACCGCACGGTGAAGGCGCTACTGGAAAACCCTGAGGAGCTTGAGCGCATGCGCCAGGCCAAGAACCCCTACGGGGATGGGAAGGCGGGGATTCGGGTGGCCCAGGGAGTGGTCTGGCGGCTTGGCCTAGGGCCTAGGCCGGAGGACTGGGTTCCTTAG
- a CDS encoding MraY family glycosyltransferase: MTELLKKIGIAEPTGTGWLTVVFAFLVALFFTWRFLPHVRRFALKVGWADMPNERRLNREPLPNAGGLAVYAGVVLALVVAAFLRPILVEHVLIQVLAILLGGAWLVLVGFIDDQFGLPPLFRLFVQTLAALLLMAVGVRFEAAFGTPLDPVLGFFLTWLWVVGITNALNLMDGLDGLAGGVAYISAMSLLFVSAQFPYWAAGTLVLAALAGAALGFLRHNLHPSRIILGDAGAYFLGFTLAATSLLGNLKLTTFLGLLPPALFLLLPILDTTQVVVRRLLRGQNPLSTPGKDHIHHRLLARGLSQRRVAFLLWGLALLFNLLAMAYLGMPKEAILASFFATVSGLGWVTYRRLRALWRGAE; this comes from the coding sequence ATGACCGAGCTTCTGAAGAAGATAGGCATCGCTGAACCCACGGGCACAGGCTGGCTTACCGTGGTCTTCGCCTTCCTGGTGGCCCTTTTCTTCACCTGGCGCTTCCTGCCCCATGTGCGCCGCTTCGCCCTCAAGGTGGGCTGGGCGGACATGCCCAACGAAAGGCGCCTCAACCGGGAGCCCCTGCCCAACGCCGGGGGCCTGGCGGTGTACGCCGGGGTGGTGCTGGCCCTGGTGGTGGCCGCCTTCCTAAGGCCCATCCTGGTGGAGCACGTTCTTATCCAGGTCCTCGCCATCCTCCTGGGCGGGGCCTGGCTGGTGCTGGTGGGCTTCATCGACGACCAGTTCGGCCTCCCCCCCCTCTTCCGCCTCTTCGTCCAGACCCTCGCCGCCCTCCTCCTGATGGCCGTGGGGGTGCGGTTCGAAGCCGCCTTCGGCACCCCCCTGGATCCCGTCTTGGGGTTTTTCCTCACCTGGCTCTGGGTGGTGGGCATTACCAACGCCCTGAACCTCATGGACGGCCTGGATGGGCTGGCGGGCGGGGTGGCGTACATCAGCGCCATGAGCCTCCTCTTCGTGAGCGCCCAGTTTCCCTACTGGGCGGCAGGCACCCTGGTCCTGGCGGCCCTAGCCGGGGCAGCCCTGGGCTTCTTGCGGCACAACCTCCACCCGAGCCGCATCATCCTGGGGGATGCGGGGGCTTACTTCCTGGGCTTCACCCTGGCGGCCACCTCCCTTCTTGGCAACCTGAAGCTCACCACCTTTTTGGGCCTCCTGCCCCCGGCCCTTTTTCTCCTCCTCCCCATCCTGGACACCACCCAGGTGGTGGTGCGAAGGCTATTGCGGGGGCAAAACCCCCTTTCCACCCCCGGCAAGGACCACATCCACCACCGCCTTCTCGCCCGGGGACTTTCCCAAAGGCGGGTGGCCTTCCTCCTGTGGGGGCTGGCCCTCCTCTTTAACCTTCTGGCCATGGCCTACCTGGGCATGCCCAAGGAGGCCATCCTGGCAAGCTTTTTCGCCACGGTTTCCGGCCTGGGGTGGGTGACCTACCGCCGCCTCAGGGCCCTTTGGAGGGGGGCAGAATAG
- the upp gene encoding uracil phosphoribosyltransferase, which yields MRITLVDHPLVQHKLAHLRDKRTGAKDFRELAEELSLLMAYEAMRDLELTETTVETPVAPARVKVLSGKKLALVAILRAGLVMVEGILKLVPHARVGHIGLYRDPESLKPVQYYAKLPPDIHERRVFLLDPMLATGGSASHALTLLKEKGATGIKLMCLITAPEGLERIAQDHPDTEVVVAAIDERLNDHGYIVPGLGDAGDRIYGTK from the coding sequence ATGAGGATCACCCTGGTGGACCACCCCTTGGTCCAGCACAAGCTGGCCCACCTGCGGGACAAGCGCACCGGCGCCAAGGACTTCCGGGAGCTAGCAGAAGAGCTCTCCCTCCTCATGGCCTACGAGGCCATGCGGGACCTGGAGCTTACCGAAACCACCGTGGAAACCCCCGTGGCCCCCGCGAGGGTGAAGGTGCTTTCCGGCAAGAAACTGGCCCTGGTGGCTATCTTGCGGGCTGGACTGGTCATGGTCGAGGGCATCCTCAAGCTGGTGCCCCATGCCCGGGTGGGGCACATTGGCCTCTACCGTGACCCCGAGTCCCTAAAGCCCGTTCAGTACTACGCCAAGCTACCTCCGGACATCCACGAGCGCCGGGTCTTCCTCCTGGACCCCATGTTGGCCACGGGCGGAAGCGCCAGCCACGCCCTTACCCTTCTTAAGGAGAAGGGGGCCACGGGGATTAAGCTCATGTGCCTCATCACCGCCCCCGAGGGCCTGGAGCGCATCGCCCAGGACCACCCCGACACGGAGGTGGTGGTGGCGGCCATCGACGAGCGCCTGAACGACCACGGTTACATCGTTCCCGGCCTGGGAGACGCCGGAGACCGGATCTACGGGACCAAATGA
- a CDS encoding aminoglycoside phosphotransferase family protein: MVLSALKGLLSPDTLSRLTPLGGFEARVYTDGERVYKVYRPGEAHLAALEAERMARAGLGSFVLGVAQVEGQGVLVIRHFPGRPFRPEAFTPKALAALSHLFLSLHRLPEPGYVEREELLERLERFAESLGSVPEASSLIKALMREVAWVAGVEKRFCHRDAWAGNLLLKTQGNPSREDPEVILVDWVRAGGDDPARDLALLKTGSLDLLGEERARETLFRLVQFYPKEVRERLAFYVPLTYLHDLHWFRTKKPEGFLEALADKLPRALGFFQDCFPPRNRTC; the protein is encoded by the coding sequence GTGGTGCTCTCGGCCCTGAAGGGCCTCCTCTCCCCCGATACCCTCTCTCGCCTTACCCCCCTGGGCGGCTTTGAAGCCCGGGTGTACACGGATGGGGAAAGGGTCTACAAGGTCTACCGGCCTGGCGAGGCCCACCTAGCGGCCCTCGAGGCGGAAAGGATGGCCCGCGCCGGCTTGGGAAGCTTCGTCCTTGGGGTGGCCCAGGTGGAGGGACAAGGGGTCCTGGTCATCCGCCATTTTCCCGGAAGGCCCTTCCGCCCCGAAGCCTTCACCCCCAAGGCCCTCGCCGCCCTTTCCCACCTCTTCCTCTCCCTCCACCGCCTCCCCGAGCCGGGGTATGTGGAGCGGGAAGAGCTTTTGGAGAGGCTAGAGCGCTTCGCGGAAAGCCTGGGCTCTGTGCCCGAGGCCTCAAGCCTCATCAAAGCACTCATGCGGGAGGTGGCCTGGGTGGCGGGGGTGGAAAAGCGCTTCTGCCACCGGGACGCCTGGGCGGGGAACCTCCTGCTTAAAACCCAGGGAAACCCCTCCCGTGAGGACCCGGAGGTGATCCTGGTGGACTGGGTCCGCGCTGGGGGGGACGATCCTGCCCGCGACCTCGCCCTCCTCAAGACGGGAAGCCTGGACCTTCTGGGGGAAGAAAGGGCCCGGGAGACCCTTTTCCGCCTGGTGCAGTTCTACCCCAAAGAGGTGCGGGAGCGCCTGGCCTTTTACGTCCCCCTCACCTACCTCCACGACCTCCACTGGTTCCGCACGAAAAAGCCCGAGGGCTTCCTCGAGGCCCTGGCGGACAAGCTCCCCCGGGCCCTGGGCTTTTTCCAAGACTGCTTTCCCCCACGAAACCGGACGTGTTAG
- a CDS encoding radical SAM protein — protein sequence MELLRPEATVLSLGDRVLSFDREGRPYHYFRQGLTYKRALDGSLHLRYREGERRRRRLVEAEALEVYREILGIAEVHLQDPGRREEVLRWTPEALSDPTPYRRAYAWPVSILPPDAYLSVVLQATTGCTWNRCAFCSFYQDRPFRKRSPDAFREHVERVLELLGRGRLLRRGVFLGDGNALALGEPLLPLLEEVRLAFPGEPILGFLDLFTGLKKEAAWWGRLRDLGVRRVYIGLETGHAPLLALLNKPGHPWEALPLVNALKEAGLSLGVILMMGAGGLTYAEAHRRESLALLAELPLGKEDVVYLSPFQEEPGTPYALLGLKPLPDVEGELAAWARELRRLGLRVARYDIREFLY from the coding sequence GTGGAGCTTTTGCGGCCGGAGGCCACAGTCCTTTCCCTGGGGGACAGGGTCCTTTCCTTTGACCGGGAGGGTCGGCCTTACCACTACTTCCGCCAGGGGCTCACCTACAAGAGGGCCCTGGACGGGAGCCTGCACCTGCGCTACCGGGAGGGGGAGAGGAGGAGGCGACGCCTGGTGGAGGCGGAGGCCCTGGAGGTCTACCGCGAGATCCTGGGCATAGCGGAGGTCCATCTCCAGGATCCCGGACGCCGGGAGGAGGTGCTTCGCTGGACCCCGGAGGCCCTTTCCGACCCCACCCCCTATCGCCGGGCCTACGCCTGGCCCGTGAGCATTCTTCCTCCGGATGCCTACCTTTCCGTGGTCCTCCAGGCCACCACGGGATGCACCTGGAACCGGTGCGCCTTTTGCTCCTTCTACCAGGACCGCCCCTTTCGGAAGCGCAGTCCCGACGCCTTCCGGGAGCATGTGGAACGGGTTTTGGAGCTTTTGGGGAGGGGAAGGCTTTTAAGGAGGGGGGTTTTTCTGGGAGATGGCAACGCCTTGGCCTTGGGCGAGCCCCTTCTTCCCCTTCTGGAAGAGGTCCGGCTGGCCTTTCCCGGGGAGCCCATCCTGGGCTTTTTGGACCTCTTTACCGGGTTGAAGAAGGAGGCGGCTTGGTGGGGAAGGCTTAGGGACTTGGGGGTTAGGCGGGTTTACATTGGCCTCGAGACCGGGCATGCTCCGTTGCTTGCCCTCCTGAACAAGCCCGGGCACCCCTGGGAGGCCTTACCCCTGGTGAACGCTTTAAAGGAAGCGGGGCTTTCCTTGGGGGTAATCCTCATGATGGGGGCTGGGGGCCTAACCTACGCCGAGGCCCACCGCCGGGAGAGCCTGGCCCTTTTGGCCGAGCTCCCCTTAGGGAAAGAGGATGTGGTTTACCTATCCCCTTTTCAGGAGGAGCCGGGTACCCCCTACGCCCTCCTGGGCCTAAAGCCTCTTCCCGATGTGGAGGGGGAACTTGCCGCTTGGGCCAGGGAGCTCCGCCGCTTGGGCCTGCGGGTGGCCCGGTACGACATCCGGGAATTCCTCTATTAG
- a CDS encoding NADH-quinone oxidoreductase subunit 15, translating into MSASHERELYEAWVELLSWMREYAREKGVRFEKEADFPDFIYRMERPYDLPTTIMTASLSDALGEPFLLADVSPRHAKLKRIGLRLPRAHIHLHAHYEPGKGLVTGKIPLTKERFFALADRAREALAFA; encoded by the coding sequence ATGAGCGCCTCGCACGAACGGGAACTCTATGAGGCCTGGGTGGAGCTCCTTTCCTGGATGCGGGAATACGCCAGAGAGAAGGGGGTCCGGTTCGAGAAGGAGGCGGACTTCCCCGATTTCATCTACCGCATGGAGCGCCCCTACGATCTTCCCACCACCATCATGACCGCTTCCCTCTCCGATGCCCTGGGGGAGCCCTTCCTCCTGGCGGACGTTTCCCCTCGCCACGCAAAGCTGAAGCGCATCGGCCTTCGCCTTCCCCGGGCCCACATCCACCTGCACGCCCACTACGAGCCAGGGAAAGGCTTGGTGACGGGGAAAATCCCCCTTACCAAGGAGCGCTTCTTCGCCCTGGCCGACCGGGCGCGGGAGGCCTTGGCCTTCGCCTAG